The Streptomyces sp. NBC_01317 genomic interval CCCGTGGAGGTACTGGCGGGTGCTCATGCCGGTCGACGGGATCCGGGCGACCTCCCGGAAGAGCAGGGCCCCGGCCTCCGCCGAGCCGACGGCGGGCCCGGCCCCCACGAAGTCGGCGGAGGTGGCGCTCGCGAAGAGCGGCGCCAACGCCCGTACCGGACCGGTCAGTTCCTTCTCCGTCGCGGCGAAGAGGGCACCGAGCCCGGCCCAGCCCTCGTCGGGCGCGCCGCCGTCCCACACGTCGGCGACCAGGCCGAGCGCGGCGACGGTCGCGGTGTAGCCGATCGTGGACGCGTAACTGTCCGGGACACTGCCGATGCCGATCAGGCCGGAAGCGAGGTCCGCGATCGGGGACGGTGTCATGTTGACCACGGCGTGCCGCAGGGCGGGGTCGACGGATTCCAGTACGGCCAGTGTCTCCGCGCTCCGGCCGCTCTGGGAGACGCCGAAGACAGGGTGCCTGCTGGCGGGGAACGGCAGCGGGTGGTCGCCCGCGCCGAGCCGCCAGGAGTGCACACCCCGGCCGCGCAGCGCCCACACCGGGGCGCAGGCCGCCGCCAGGCTGGCGCCGATGCCGACGAACACCGGTCCCGGGCCGGTGAGTCGGCCTCCGGCGGCGAGCGACGTCACGGATCCGGTCAGCCGGGCGATCGCGGCCTCCAGTTCTTCGGCCTGGGTCGCGCGGGCCGCCGGGTAGGCGAGGTAGCCGTCGGTCATGTCTGTTCCGTTCTGTCGTGTCCGTCGAAGGTCGGTGCGGCCGGATCCCATCCGGGTGGGATCCGGGGCACCTCGGGTGCGCCGCTCGCCACCCGGACCGGCGAT includes:
- a CDS encoding SIS domain-containing protein; amino-acid sequence: MTDGYLAYPAARATQAEELEAAIARLTGSVTSLAAGGRLTGPGPVFVGIGASLAAACAPVWALRGRGVHSWRLGAGDHPLPFPASRHPVFGVSQSGRSAETLAVLESVDPALRHAVVNMTPSPIADLASGLIGIGSVPDSYASTIGYTATVAALGLVADVWDGGAPDEGWAGLGALFAATEKELTGPVRALAPLFASATSADFVGAGPAVGSAEAGALLFREVARIPSTGMSTRQYLHGAMESAGGGVHVIFGDAREHAAARTLADARHPVVLVTAEPPPEQALLHVVRVPRLPAAQRAVLEILVVQILVEAVAEVRGVDIEEFVFHNADIKVAEGRPAV